The following are encoded together in the Chlorocebus sabaeus isolate Y175 chromosome 20, mChlSab1.0.hap1, whole genome shotgun sequence genome:
- the GPR88 gene encoding G protein-coupled receptor 88, with protein MTNSSSTSTSSTTGGSLLLLCEEEESWAGRRIPVSLLYSGLAIGGTLANGMVIYLVSSFRKLQTTSNAFIVNGCAADLSVCALWMPQEAVLGLLPAGSAEPPADWDGAGGSYRLLRGGLLGLGLTVSLLSHCLVALNRYLLITRAPATYQALYQRRHTAGMLALSWALALGLVLLLPPWAPRPGATPPRVHYPALLAAAALLAQTALLLHCYLGIVRRVRVSVKRVSVLNFHLLHQLPGCAAAAAAFPGAQHAPGPGGAAHPAQAQPLPPALHPRRAQRRLSGLSVLLLCCVFLLATQPLVWVSLASGFSLPVPWGVQAASWLLCCALSALNPLLYTWRNEEFRRSVRSVLPGVGDAAAAAVAATAVTAVSQAQLGTRAAGQHW; from the coding sequence ATGACCAACTCCTCCTCCAcatccacctcctccaccaccGGGGGCTCGCTGCTGCTGCTCTGCGAGGAAGAGGAGTCGTGGGCGGGCCGGCGCATCCCGGTGTCACTCCTGTATTCGGGCCTGGCCATCGGGGGCACGCTGGCCAACGGCATGGTCATCTATCTCGTGTCGTCCTTCCGAAAGCTGCAGACCACCAGCAACGCCTTCATCGTGAACGGCTGCGCCGCCGACCTCAGCGTCTGCGCCCTCTGGATGCCGCAAGAGGCGGTGCTCGGGCTCCTGCCCGCCGGCTCTGCGGAGCCCCCCGCGGACTGGGACGGCGCTGGGGGCAGCTACCGCTTGCTACGGGGTGGGCTGCTGGGCCTCGGACTCACGGTGTCCCTCCTCTCCCATTGCCTCGTGGCCCTGAACCGCTACCTGCTCATCACCCGGGCGCCCGCCACCTACCAGGCGCTGTACCAGAGGCGCCACACGGCGGGCATGCTGGCGCTGTCCTGGGCGCTCGCCCTGGGCCTCGTGCTGCTGCTCCCGCCCTGGGCACCGCGGCCCGGCGCCACGCCACCGCGCGTCCACTACCCGGCGCTGCTGGCCGCCGCGGCTCTGCTGGCGCAGACGGCGCTGCTGCTGCACTGCTACCTGGGCATCGTGCGCCGCGTGCGTGTCAGCGTCAAGCGGGTCAGCGTGCTCAACTTCCACCTGCTGCACCAGTTGCCCGgctgcgccgccgccgccgccgcctttCCGGGCGCCCAGCACGCGCCGGGCCCCGGTGGCGCCGCGCACCCGGCGCaggcccagcccctgcctcccgcTCTGCACCCGCGGCGGGCACAGCGGCGTCTCAGCGGCCTGTCGGTGCTGCTGCTCTGCTGCGTCTTCCTGCTGGCCACGCAGCCGCTGGTATGGGTGAGCCTGGCCAGCGGCTTCTCGCTGCCGGTGCCCTGGGGAGTGCAGGCGGCCAGCTGGCTCCTGTGCTGCGCCCTGTCAGCGCTCAACCCGCTGCTCTACACGTGGAGGAACGAGGAGTTCCGCCGCTCCGTGCGCTCAGTCCTGCCGGGCGTCGGCGACGCGGCGGCCGCTGCGGTTGCCGCCACGGCCGTGACCGCAGTGTCCCAGGCGCAACTGGGCACCCGCGCCGCGGGCCAGCACTGGTAA